The window AAGCCGTCTGTAAAGTTTTTAAAGGACTTCCAAGCAAGATAAATCCAATAGGGATAAGAGCCAAACTAAATGCCCATACTAATCTAAGCCATCTTATAGGTTCACCATCTTCTCCTACTTTTGTTTGAGAATTAGCTGCAAGAATATAAGAAGCAGAATCATAAGAAGTAGCCATAAATGTAACACTAAGAACTACTACTAAAAATATAATTAATTTCCCTAGAGGTAACGTTTCTAATATCGAAATAATAGTTTGTGGTCCGCCTAATTTGTTAAGTGTAGCTACTACATCTAATTTTCCAGAAAGTTGAAGGTCTAATCCATAGTTACCTAAAATAGCAAAGAAAAGAACACACCCAGCTGACCCATAAACTAAAGACCCCATTACCATTTGTTTAATAGTTCTACCTTTTGAAATACGAGCAATAAACATACCTAAAAACGGTGCATACGCAGCCCACCATGCCCAATAAAAAACTGTCCAACTTTGAGGAAACATTGACTTACCAGCCGGATCAAGCCATGTACTCATTCTAAAGAAATTTGTAGCTACAACACCAAGTGAAGTTGTTCCCATTTCAATTATAAATATAGTATTTCCAGCTAGAAAAACAAATAAAATAATCCCTAAAGCCAATACTACATTTAAATCACTAAGAACTTTTATTCCTTTCTTTAATCCAGAATAAGCACTAATTCCAAAAATACATGTTACAAGAAATAGTATTCCTATTTGAAGACCAGGAGTTTCTTTAAGTCCAAATACTCTCGAAAGACCTGCGGTTACTAGTGGTGATCCAAGACCTAAACTTGTAGCAACACCACCAACAATACCAAACACGAATGAAATATCAATTAATTTTCCAACAATTCCATCAACTCTATTTCCTAATAAACCACGACAAGCTTCACTTAACTTTAAAATATTACCTTTTCTAACAAAAATAATATATCCAACAGCGCAACTTGTTACAGAATAAATTGCCCAAGCCATAGGTCCCCAGTGGAATATACCATATGCTGCTGCCATTTCAGCAGCTTGCCACGAACCTACTTCAACTCCAAGTGGCGGAGCTTTATAATAATAAACCCACTCGATAACTCCCCAATATACAACTCCAGCTCCTACACCAGCACAAAATAACATTGCCGACCAAGAGAAAGTGCTAAACTCTGATTTTTCTCCTTCATCGCCTAATACTATTTTCCCATATCTACTGAAAGATACCCAAAAACAAAACATTAAACAAAACAAACCAAACAAAATGAAGAAACTACCAAATTTAGTTATTATAGCATTATTAATTAAGCTAAGTACCGCTCCACTTCTTTCTGGCATA is drawn from Tepidibacter hydrothermalis and contains these coding sequences:
- a CDS encoding BCCT family transporter, with translation MDINKVKIDKTVFFGALIALLAVALPIIIMPERSGAVLSLINNAIITKFGSFFILFGLFCLMFCFWVSFSRYGKIVLGDEGEKSEFSTFSWSAMLFCAGVGAGVVYWGVIEWVYYYKAPPLGVEVGSWQAAEMAAAYGIFHWGPMAWAIYSVTSCAVGYIIFVRKGNILKLSEACRGLLGNRVDGIVGKLIDISFVFGIVGGVATSLGLGSPLVTAGLSRVFGLKETPGLQIGILFLVTCIFGISAYSGLKKGIKVLSDLNVVLALGIILFVFLAGNTIFIIEMGTTSLGVVATNFFRMSTWLDPAGKSMFPQSWTVFYWAWWAAYAPFLGMFIARISKGRTIKQMVMGSLVYGSAGCVLFFAILGNYGLDLQLSGKLDVVATLNKLGGPQTIISILETLPLGKLIIFLVVVLSVTFMATSYDSASYILAANSQTKVGEDGEPIRWLRLVWAFSLALIPIGFILLGSPLKTLQTASLVFGIPVCIVVIMTGFSFVKMVKSDIKENKLKQKVVIDEFKDIV